In one Natronosalvus amylolyticus genomic region, the following are encoded:
- a CDS encoding anthranilate synthase component II, which produces MANRTRILVIDNYDSFVYNLVQYVGEVAGEVIVERNDAISIADVHDLEPTGIIISPGPGTPAEAGVSIPLFEETNYPILGVCLGHQALCAANGAPVGHAPAVVHGKPSRIDHTGEGLFTDVPSPVQVGRYHSLSVDRADLPDTLCETASTADERDVLMAVRHRDKPHLGVQFHPESILTREVSNGDEDDTGTHLSLEIGKRMIRNFCAYAAEHGRADALSHSSASSTEGRDE; this is translated from the coding sequence GTGGCAAACCGGACGCGTATCCTGGTCATCGACAACTACGACTCGTTCGTCTACAACCTCGTTCAGTACGTCGGGGAGGTCGCCGGCGAGGTAATCGTCGAACGAAATGACGCCATTTCGATCGCGGACGTACACGACCTCGAGCCGACCGGCATCATCATCTCGCCGGGGCCCGGAACCCCAGCCGAGGCCGGCGTTTCGATACCGCTATTCGAAGAAACGAACTATCCCATTCTCGGTGTGTGTCTGGGACACCAGGCACTGTGTGCCGCAAACGGCGCACCAGTCGGCCACGCACCGGCCGTCGTCCACGGCAAACCCTCACGGATCGACCACACCGGCGAGGGACTGTTCACGGACGTCCCCTCGCCAGTACAGGTCGGGCGCTACCACTCGCTGTCGGTCGACCGCGCCGATCTCCCTGACACGCTGTGTGAGACGGCGAGTACGGCAGACGAGCGAGACGTGTTGATGGCCGTCCGCCATCGCGACAAACCGCATCTCGGCGTCCAGTTCCACCCCGAGAGCATCCTGACTCGGGAGGTCTCGAACGGCGACGAAGACGATACCGGGACGCACCTCTCGCTCGAGATCGGCAAGCGAATGATTCGCAATTTCTGTGCGTATGCCGCCGAGCACGGTCGGGCCGACGCGTTGTCACACTCGAGTGCCTCTTCCACCGAGGGTCGCGATGAGTGA
- the pabB gene encoding aminodeoxychorismate synthase, component I produces the protein MGEIDETPMMAAIRIPVEVRVSVEDPFVAYKRVRDGANGVFLETTGGQSGWGYFGVDPVETLTVNQAARCRNPDSEMAPTLAALEGLLETATLVRGDCDVPYPCGVAGWLSYDIARELEDLSESAVDDRELPRLEMGLFDRFAAWECPTQAGEATTLRVTACPRVVVPVAPSDTTDSHTAESRREIARAAYERGRERALELARTAVSGDPSVGEPPVSDPEATFESDCGRDAFADRVRRVKAYIRDGDTFQANISQRLVAPAAVHPVDAYDALRRVNPAPYSCLLECRAVDLVSASPELLLERDGSFVRTEPIAGTRPRGETTTEDDALEADLLGDEKERAEHAMLVDLERNDLGAVCAYGSVDVEEYRRIDRYSEVMHLVSNVTGSLRPDATLADAIAATFPGGTITGAPKPRTMEIIDELEATQRGPYTGGVAIAGFDGRATINIVIRTLVRYGEAYHLRVGAGIVHDSDPASEYDETLAKARALLNAIDTALGERAGMALEGGLETDGGEPRA, from the coding sequence ATGGGAGAGATCGACGAGACACCGATGATGGCCGCGATTCGAATTCCCGTCGAAGTCCGGGTATCCGTCGAGGATCCGTTCGTGGCCTACAAACGGGTTCGGGACGGGGCGAACGGCGTCTTTCTCGAGACGACCGGCGGACAATCCGGCTGGGGCTATTTCGGCGTGGACCCGGTCGAGACACTGACCGTTAATCAGGCAGCCCGTTGTCGCAACCCGGATTCGGAGATGGCACCCACACTGGCCGCCCTCGAGGGACTGCTCGAGACGGCGACGCTCGTCCGGGGCGACTGTGACGTTCCCTATCCGTGTGGCGTCGCCGGGTGGCTGTCGTACGACATCGCCCGCGAACTCGAAGACCTGTCCGAATCCGCCGTCGACGACCGTGAGCTGCCTCGCCTCGAGATGGGTTTGTTCGACCGGTTTGCCGCCTGGGAGTGTCCAACACAGGCAGGCGAAGCGACGACGCTTCGGGTCACCGCGTGTCCGCGAGTGGTTGTGCCGGTTGCCCCGTCCGACACCACAGACAGTCACACCGCCGAATCCCGTCGTGAAATCGCTCGAGCGGCCTACGAACGCGGCCGGGAACGAGCTCTCGAGTTGGCTCGCACTGCCGTCTCTGGAGACCCTTCGGTCGGCGAACCCCCCGTATCGGATCCGGAGGCGACGTTCGAAAGCGACTGCGGCCGGGACGCCTTCGCTGACCGCGTTCGACGGGTGAAAGCTTACATCCGCGACGGCGACACCTTTCAGGCCAACATCTCCCAGCGACTGGTCGCCCCAGCGGCCGTCCACCCGGTCGACGCGTACGACGCCCTTCGTCGCGTGAACCCGGCACCGTACTCGTGTCTGCTCGAGTGTCGCGCGGTCGACCTCGTCAGTGCCAGCCCTGAGCTTTTACTCGAGCGGGACGGGTCGTTCGTTCGAACCGAACCCATCGCCGGCACCCGGCCACGAGGAGAGACGACGACCGAAGACGACGCCCTCGAGGCCGATTTACTCGGTGACGAAAAGGAGCGAGCCGAACACGCTATGTTGGTCGACCTCGAGCGAAACGACCTTGGAGCTGTCTGTGCATACGGCAGCGTCGACGTCGAGGAGTACCGACGCATCGACCGCTACTCAGAGGTCATGCATCTGGTTTCGAACGTCACCGGCAGCCTTCGCCCGGACGCGACGCTCGCCGACGCCATCGCCGCAACGTTCCCCGGCGGGACGATCACCGGGGCACCGAAACCGCGGACGATGGAGATTATCGACGAACTCGAGGCCACCCAGCGTGGCCCCTACACTGGCGGCGTCGCCATCGCCGGCTTCGACGGCCGGGCGACCATCAACATCGTGATTCGGACGCTGGTGCGCTACGGCGAGGCGTACCACCTCCGGGTCGGTGCGGGCATCGTCCACGACTCGGACCCGGCCAGCGAATACGACGAAACGCTCGCGAAGGCCAGAGCGCTGTTGAACGCAATCGACACCGCGCTGGGTGAGCGAGCGGGCATGGCACTCGAGGGTGGCCTCGAGACCGATGGAGGTGAACCACGTGCGTGA
- a CDS encoding AI-2E family transporter — MDVRTAFFVFMLAVFGYIAALMVLPLFPYVMAAGLLAFVLFPAQQRLERRLESAPVSGRLRSKIVALGLTAFALVAAVVPLAVFSIVVLQTVVAYLGSFDGPEAVEELQAFAREIGLDDDTIASIEEQILSEIETEVLTDVIDIIVGESLRLLNLGIEMGIGLLVLVFLLYYLLVDGDTFVAWLGEIAPLEPTIRDELFDEVNTVTWAVIKSHVLVAVVEGILGGFGLWLVGISNVAFWTMVMIIVSFLPAIGVWFVWGPAVGYLAATGEPTLALVLLLYGIAVLSVVDNYLRAIFVDRSSGLHPAVVLIGVIGGIYLLGIMGLFLGPVLLAVFKAGLNVFGEAYGNLEARPTLADADGAHGGGENQRYNRINGPPPSPDTEPDESSGENGTPDET; from the coding sequence ATGGACGTACGAACCGCGTTTTTCGTGTTTATGCTGGCGGTTTTCGGGTACATTGCGGCGCTGATGGTGTTACCGCTGTTTCCGTACGTCATGGCTGCGGGGTTGCTCGCGTTCGTCCTCTTTCCGGCACAGCAACGCCTCGAACGACGCCTCGAGTCGGCCCCCGTCTCGGGGAGACTCAGATCGAAAATCGTCGCGCTCGGCCTGACGGCATTTGCGCTGGTAGCCGCTGTCGTTCCGCTCGCCGTGTTTTCTATCGTAGTGTTACAAACCGTCGTCGCGTATCTCGGTTCGTTCGACGGGCCGGAAGCGGTCGAAGAGCTGCAGGCGTTCGCTCGTGAAATCGGGCTCGACGACGACACGATCGCTTCCATCGAAGAACAGATACTCTCGGAAATCGAGACCGAAGTCCTCACCGATGTGATCGATATCATCGTCGGAGAGTCCTTGCGGCTGTTGAATCTGGGTATCGAAATGGGGATTGGCCTGCTGGTTCTGGTCTTCTTGCTGTATTACTTGCTGGTCGACGGCGACACGTTCGTTGCCTGGCTCGGCGAGATCGCCCCACTCGAGCCGACCATCAGAGACGAACTGTTCGACGAGGTCAACACCGTCACCTGGGCCGTCATCAAGAGCCACGTGCTGGTCGCCGTCGTCGAAGGAATACTTGGTGGGTTCGGCCTCTGGCTGGTCGGCATCTCCAACGTCGCGTTCTGGACGATGGTGATGATCATCGTCTCGTTCCTCCCGGCCATCGGCGTCTGGTTCGTCTGGGGTCCGGCAGTGGGCTATCTCGCTGCGACTGGCGAACCAACGCTCGCCCTCGTCTTGCTGTTGTACGGCATCGCCGTCCTTTCGGTCGTCGACAACTACCTGCGGGCGATTTTCGTCGACCGGAGCTCCGGCCTCCACCCGGCTGTCGTCCTGATCGGCGTCATCGGCGGTATCTACCTGCTCGGCATCATGGGGTTGTTCCTCGGGCCCGTCCTCCTGGCTGTATTCAAAGCCGGGCTCAACGTCTTCGGTGAAGCCTACGGCAACCTCGAGGCCCGGCCAACGCTCGCCGATGCCGACGGCGCGCACGGTGGGGGAGAGAACCAACGATACAATCGAATCAACGGCCCACCACCGAGTCCGGACACGGAACCTGACGAATCGAGTGGCGAGAACGGTACCCCCGACGAAACGTAA
- a CDS encoding rhodanese-like domain-containing protein: MSRHATGSQREPTDHRRETAITPEYKELVAEAEAVVEAYSPEEAVELTDEDGVHFVDVRERYELAAGMVRGGIHAPIGRLETHLDPNSPHYKDEFDDAAGLVFYCASGSRSALAARRAQQLGLERVAHLEGGFSAWVVAGGPTQVFDAPERT, translated from the coding sequence ATGTCACGTCACGCCACCGGTAGCCAGAGAGAACCGACCGATCACCGCAGAGAGACGGCGATCACCCCTGAGTACAAGGAACTGGTCGCGGAGGCTGAAGCCGTCGTCGAGGCGTACTCACCCGAGGAGGCGGTCGAGCTGACCGACGAAGACGGCGTCCACTTCGTCGACGTTCGTGAGAGATACGAGTTGGCCGCCGGCATGGTTCGCGGGGGGATTCACGCGCCGATAGGGAGGCTGGAGACTCATCTGGATCCCAACAGTCCCCATTACAAGGATGAATTCGACGATGCAGCGGGACTCGTGTTCTACTGTGCCAGCGGGTCACGGTCGGCGCTCGCCGCGCGGCGAGCACAGCAATTGGGCCTCGAACGCGTCGCGCACCTGGAGGGTGGCTTCTCGGCATGGGTGGTCGCAGGAGGACCAACACAGGTGTTCGACGCCCCGGAACGCACCTAA
- the mutS gene encoding DNA mismatch repair protein MutS: MDAALGPPPAMAEKRDELTPMMAQYHDLCATYDDAIVLFQVGDFYETFCGAAETTARLLELTLTSREDSTGEYPMTGIPVDSAASYIESLLEAGFRVAIADQIEEPGESAGVVERAVTRVITPGTITEDELLSADDNNFVAALTAGDGQIGLALLDVSTGDFFVTSASNRDRIADEISRFRPTEAILGPDAPSSLPPDSCMVTPFDESAFALETATDVLTSYFGSPESLVSSDVEIRACGALLTYAEYVRGGVDVTESDSDTETENDTGSERTRLEYLTRLRRYDPREYLLLDAVAVRSLELFESRTVRGQGGATLIGVLDETASALGGRRLRDWLRRPLLDADRIEARLDAVDELTHDPRRRDSIQESMRAVYDLERLIGRISRERANARDLRSLHDTLAVVPDVRDALEGVEAEALQTILEALDPLEDVRECIERSIVADPSHEITEGGIIADGYDDRLDELRATKRDGKQWIDALEARERERTGVSSLKVGHNSVHGYYIEVTNPNLDAVPEEYQRRQTLKRAERFVTPELKSREDEIVGATHRADEREYDLFCTVRKTVAGEVERVQDLADALAALDALCSLATVAAEREYCKPAILERDRSDDGSHLEIEAGRHPVVERTQSSFVPNDAAFDSETRLSIITGPNMSGKSTYMRQVAQIALLAQMGSFVPAERVRLTPFDRIFTRVGASDDIAGGRSTFMIEMEELSTVLREADEGSLVLLDEVGRGTSTTDGLAIAQAITEYIHDEIGAIALFATHHHPLTELAGDLEAAEAFQFEATDVDGEIDFNHTLKRGTADGSYGVEVATAAGVPEPVLERSRELAEIAVDDEQTEGGNDGDRINNAQSARARMSSDGGDDPTDVAAELRALDLAHLTPVEALTELDRLKRLLEE, translated from the coding sequence ATGGATGCGGCGCTCGGTCCACCACCGGCGATGGCTGAGAAACGGGACGAACTCACGCCGATGATGGCCCAGTATCACGACCTCTGTGCGACCTACGACGACGCCATCGTGCTCTTTCAGGTGGGTGATTTCTACGAGACCTTCTGTGGCGCAGCCGAAACGACCGCCCGATTACTCGAGTTGACGCTCACCAGCCGCGAGGATTCTACCGGCGAGTACCCGATGACGGGAATTCCTGTCGACAGCGCCGCCTCCTACATCGAATCGTTGCTCGAGGCCGGCTTCCGCGTGGCGATCGCCGACCAGATAGAAGAGCCGGGGGAATCGGCCGGCGTCGTCGAACGCGCGGTTACTCGCGTGATTACCCCTGGGACCATCACCGAGGACGAACTGCTTTCGGCCGACGACAACAATTTCGTGGCCGCGCTCACGGCGGGAGATGGCCAAATCGGACTCGCATTGCTCGACGTTTCGACGGGCGATTTTTTCGTGACGAGTGCGTCCAACCGCGACCGAATCGCCGACGAAATCAGCCGGTTTCGACCGACCGAAGCCATCCTCGGCCCCGACGCACCGTCGTCACTGCCGCCGGATTCCTGCATGGTGACGCCGTTCGATGAGAGTGCCTTCGCTCTCGAGACAGCGACTGATGTGCTCACGTCGTACTTTGGGTCACCGGAATCGCTGGTCAGCAGCGACGTAGAAATTCGAGCCTGCGGCGCGTTGTTGACCTATGCCGAGTACGTTCGGGGCGGCGTCGACGTGACAGAGAGCGACTCCGACACCGAAACCGAGAACGACACCGGTAGCGAGCGAACGCGCCTCGAGTACCTGACCCGATTGCGTCGCTACGACCCGCGGGAGTATCTGCTGCTCGACGCCGTCGCGGTTCGAAGCCTCGAGTTGTTCGAATCGCGAACCGTCCGCGGGCAGGGCGGAGCAACACTGATTGGCGTTCTCGACGAAACCGCGAGCGCACTCGGTGGCCGTCGCCTTCGAGACTGGCTCCGCAGACCGTTGCTCGACGCCGACCGTATCGAGGCACGACTCGACGCCGTCGACGAACTCACCCACGATCCGCGCCGCCGCGATAGCATACAGGAGTCGATGCGTGCCGTCTACGACCTCGAGCGGCTAATCGGGCGTATCTCGCGAGAGCGAGCGAACGCCCGTGATCTGCGTTCGCTACACGACACCCTCGCGGTCGTTCCCGACGTTCGAGACGCACTCGAGGGTGTCGAAGCCGAGGCACTCCAGACGATTCTCGAGGCACTGGACCCGCTGGAAGACGTTCGGGAGTGCATCGAGCGATCGATCGTGGCCGACCCGTCCCACGAGATCACCGAAGGTGGTATCATCGCCGACGGCTACGACGACAGACTCGACGAACTGCGAGCGACCAAACGGGACGGCAAACAGTGGATCGACGCCCTCGAGGCCCGAGAGCGGGAGCGAACCGGGGTTAGCTCGCTCAAAGTCGGCCACAACTCGGTACATGGCTACTACATCGAGGTGACGAACCCGAACCTCGATGCCGTGCCCGAGGAGTACCAGCGCCGACAGACGCTCAAACGAGCCGAGCGCTTCGTCACACCGGAACTCAAATCGCGAGAGGACGAAATCGTCGGTGCGACTCACCGGGCGGACGAACGGGAGTACGATCTGTTCTGTACCGTGCGCAAAACCGTCGCAGGCGAGGTCGAACGCGTGCAGGACCTGGCGGACGCGCTCGCCGCCCTCGACGCGCTGTGCTCGCTGGCAACCGTCGCCGCCGAGCGTGAGTACTGCAAGCCGGCGATACTCGAGCGCGATAGATCTGACGACGGAAGCCACCTCGAGATCGAGGCCGGACGCCATCCGGTCGTCGAACGAACCCAGTCGTCGTTCGTTCCCAACGATGCGGCGTTCGATTCGGAGACGCGGCTCTCGATCATCACGGGGCCTAACATGTCCGGGAAATCGACCTACATGCGCCAGGTGGCCCAGATAGCCTTGCTGGCCCAGATGGGGAGTTTCGTCCCCGCCGAACGCGTTCGGCTGACGCCGTTCGACCGAATTTTCACCCGCGTCGGTGCCAGCGACGACATCGCTGGCGGTCGCTCGACGTTCATGATCGAGATGGAAGAGCTCTCGACGGTGTTACGCGAAGCCGACGAGGGGTCACTCGTGCTCCTCGACGAAGTCGGACGTGGGACCTCGACGACGGATGGCCTCGCTATCGCCCAGGCGATCACCGAGTACATCCACGACGAGATCGGGGCGATTGCGCTCTTTGCAACCCACCATCACCCGCTGACAGAACTGGCAGGCGATCTCGAGGCTGCCGAAGCGTTCCAGTTCGAGGCGACGGACGTCGACGGCGAGATAGACTTCAACCACACCCTCAAACGAGGAACGGCTGATGGCTCTTACGGCGTCGAGGTAGCGACGGCTGCGGGCGTCCCCGAACCGGTACTCGAGCGCTCGCGGGAACTGGCTGAAATCGCGGTAGACGACGAGCAGACTGAAGGGGGAAACGATGGGGATCGAATCAACAACGCCCAGTCCGCACGGGCACGGATGAGTTCGGACGGTGGCGACGACCCGACTGACGTGGCCGCCGAACTCCGAGCGCTCGACCTGGCACACCTGACGCCCGTGGAAGCGTTGACCGAACTCGACCGACTCAAACGGTTGCTCGAGGAGTGA
- a CDS encoding CHY zinc finger protein — MPPSSNVTVRGLEVDDETRCAHYASERDVVALRFGCCEAFYPCFQCHDAVADHDPEPWPLERFDEPAVYCGACDSTVTASAYLEAENVCPECDAEFNPGCRDHYDRYFERPPGGFDALTGPDADIDC; from the coding sequence GTGCCCCCCAGTTCGAACGTCACGGTTCGTGGCCTCGAAGTCGACGACGAAACCCGCTGTGCCCACTATGCGAGCGAACGGGACGTCGTAGCACTTCGATTTGGCTGTTGTGAAGCCTTCTATCCCTGTTTTCAGTGTCACGACGCCGTTGCCGATCACGATCCGGAGCCGTGGCCACTCGAGCGATTCGACGAACCGGCCGTCTATTGCGGGGCCTGTGACTCGACGGTGACGGCCAGCGCATATCTCGAGGCCGAGAACGTCTGTCCGGAGTGTGACGCCGAATTCAATCCCGGCTGTCGTGACCACTACGACCGATACTTCGAGCGGCCGCCGGGTGGCTTCGACGCCCTGACTGGGCCGGATGCCGACATCGACTGCTAG
- a CDS encoding Gfo/Idh/MocA family protein has translation MAKQTHESTRVGIVGLGYIGTVVGEGFVQHPDGDVVAVCDVDGGRLELVGDRFSIPPTQRYREYESMLEDAPLDAVLVGTPHTVHYEQVVAAMDHGLAVYCDKPLAVDPEHAKALAARTAHEEEPTLMVGYQRHLQTAFRHARKRYRDREPTWVTASITQDWIADSAGTWRLEPSLSGGGFLADTGSHVLDGVCWTTGLEPESVRATMDFHDDEQRIDRRAHLDVRFSNGATGTFSFLGDAPAVREHVHIWDDEGAVYLEGKEWGSRRVFEIERDSSEHHPYIDPRHEQTRADAFLESVREGTEPPATARDALTVTALTQAAYESARTGERIDVDLEV, from the coding sequence ATGGCAAAACAGACACACGAATCCACTCGAGTCGGCATCGTTGGCCTCGGCTACATCGGCACCGTCGTCGGCGAGGGATTCGTCCAGCACCCGGATGGCGACGTCGTCGCGGTCTGTGACGTCGATGGAGGTCGGCTCGAACTCGTTGGTGATCGGTTTTCGATACCGCCCACTCAGCGCTATCGCGAGTACGAATCAATGCTCGAGGACGCCCCACTCGACGCCGTTCTCGTCGGGACGCCCCACACCGTTCACTACGAACAGGTGGTGGCTGCCATGGACCACGGGTTGGCTGTATACTGCGACAAGCCACTGGCCGTCGACCCTGAGCACGCGAAAGCCCTCGCCGCTCGGACTGCACACGAGGAGGAACCGACGCTGATGGTGGGCTACCAGCGTCACCTGCAGACGGCGTTTCGACACGCCAGGAAACGCTATCGCGACCGGGAGCCGACGTGGGTGACTGCCTCGATCACCCAGGACTGGATCGCTGACTCCGCAGGGACCTGGCGACTCGAGCCCTCGCTATCTGGCGGCGGCTTTCTCGCCGATACGGGCAGTCACGTCCTCGATGGCGTCTGCTGGACGACCGGCCTGGAGCCAGAATCCGTCCGCGCCACGATGGATTTTCACGACGACGAACAACGAATCGACAGACGGGCCCATCTCGACGTTCGCTTTTCCAACGGTGCGACCGGGACGTTTTCATTTCTCGGCGACGCGCCAGCCGTCAGAGAACACGTTCACATCTGGGACGACGAAGGTGCGGTCTACCTCGAGGGCAAAGAGTGGGGTTCGAGACGGGTGTTCGAAATCGAACGCGACAGCAGCGAACACCATCCTTACATCGACCCACGACACGAGCAAACGCGAGCCGATGCGTTCCTCGAGAGCGTTCGAGAGGGGACCGAGCCACCGGCGACTGCCCGGGATGCCCTCACCGTAACGGCGCTCACCCAGGCGGCCTACGAGTCCGCTCGAACGGGTGAACGGATCGATGTCGACCTCGAAGTGTAA
- a CDS encoding glutaredoxin family protein has translation MSITLYELEDCPFCIKVAEALQEADVEYESVWTDALHSDRDEVKRVSGQRGVPVLVDNERGVTMAESDNILEYVQRTLA, from the coding sequence ATGTCCATCACGTTGTACGAACTCGAGGACTGTCCGTTTTGTATCAAAGTCGCCGAGGCGCTTCAGGAAGCCGATGTGGAGTACGAATCGGTTTGGACGGACGCCCTGCATTCCGACCGTGACGAAGTCAAACGCGTCTCCGGACAGCGTGGGGTCCCCGTCCTCGTCGACAACGAGCGTGGCGTCACGATGGCAGAATCGGACAACATCCTCGAGTACGTCCAACGCACGCTGGCCTAA
- a CDS encoding helix-hairpin-helix domain-containing protein, protein MGLLQKLKSLLGLGSRDADSRQRDGRDIGVTVERERDETDVDLDDAAAAGTDASSSTGAMTDIPDEPEQAAEPAEAAGPTDPDVDESSTDSAEAQTVGETADGGDADDGADDAGGPVDDEDVDADADGDDEDTDADAESDDEEDADTETTSSDDESNEPSEASSEEQSEPVNVIKGIGPAYADRLEGAGVKTVADLAAADADSLSAETDISAKRLQGWIDRASVR, encoded by the coding sequence ATGGGACTCCTGCAGAAACTCAAATCACTGCTCGGGTTGGGCAGTCGCGACGCTGATTCTCGCCAACGCGATGGCCGCGACATCGGCGTGACTGTCGAACGTGAACGGGACGAAACTGACGTCGATCTCGATGACGCCGCTGCGGCCGGGACGGACGCCTCGAGTTCGACCGGCGCGATGACCGACATCCCGGACGAACCGGAGCAGGCTGCCGAACCCGCGGAGGCGGCGGGTCCGACCGATCCTGACGTTGACGAATCATCGACTGACTCGGCAGAAGCACAAACAGTCGGCGAAACCGCAGACGGAGGCGATGCGGATGACGGGGCTGACGATGCGGGAGGTCCAGTCGACGACGAAGATGTCGATGCAGATGCCGACGGCGACGACGAAGATACCGATGCAGATGCCGAAAGTGACGACGAGGAGGACGCGGACACAGAAACAACCTCGAGTGACGACGAATCGAACGAGCCTTCGGAGGCCTCGAGCGAGGAGCAAAGCGAACCCGTAAACGTCATCAAAGGAATTGGACCGGCCTACGCCGACCGCCTCGAGGGAGCGGGCGTAAAGACTGTCGCGGATCTGGCCGCCGCAGACGCAGACAGTCTCTCAGCAGAGACGGATATCTCTGCCAAACGGTTACAGGGCTGGATCGACCGCGCAAGCGTTCGCTGA
- a CDS encoding shikimate dehydrogenase — MYVFGLLGNPVGHSLSPPMHEAAYDALDLEARYVTFEPENDRATLERALDGANALGIAGLNVTIPFKQDVCAIVDADPLATRIGAVNTVDFSGEQPTGHNTDAIGAIRALCDHDVTLEGATAVVVGAGGAGRAIAFGLADEGARVRIRNRTASKATALADAIPGATGGGLESLPEVLEEADVLVNATSVGMESDETPVPAEALHGDLAVMDAVYRPLETRLLRDAAAAGATTVDGAWMLLYQGIEALERWTGRDAPVDVMNDALRSRL; from the coding sequence ATGTACGTCTTCGGCCTCCTCGGCAATCCCGTCGGCCACTCGCTCTCACCACCGATGCACGAAGCGGCCTACGACGCCCTCGACCTCGAGGCTCGCTACGTCACGTTCGAACCCGAGAACGACCGGGCCACCCTCGAGCGAGCGCTCGACGGTGCCAACGCGCTCGGCATCGCCGGGCTCAACGTCACGATTCCGTTCAAACAGGACGTCTGTGCCATCGTCGACGCCGACCCCCTCGCAACCCGGATCGGGGCGGTAAACACCGTCGACTTTTCGGGCGAGCAGCCGACCGGACACAACACGGACGCTATCGGAGCAATTCGTGCCTTGTGCGACCACGACGTGACACTCGAGGGAGCCACGGCCGTGGTCGTCGGTGCAGGCGGTGCCGGCCGAGCCATCGCGTTCGGACTCGCCGACGAAGGCGCACGGGTCAGAATCCGTAACCGAACTGCCTCGAAGGCGACAGCCCTCGCCGACGCCATCCCCGGTGCGACCGGCGGCGGTCTCGAGTCTCTCCCCGAGGTTCTCGAGGAAGCGGACGTCCTCGTCAACGCGACGAGCGTCGGGATGGAATCGGACGAGACGCCCGTTCCCGCCGAGGCGTTACACGGCGACCTCGCGGTGATGGACGCCGTCTATCGTCCACTCGAGACCCGATTGCTTCGAGATGCCGCCGCCGCTGGTGCCACGACCGTCGACGGCGCCTGGATGTTGCTGTATCAAGGTATCGAAGCCCTCGAGCGATGGACGGGACGGGACGCTCCGGTCGACGTGATGAACGACGCCTTACGCTCTCGACTGTAG
- a CDS encoding calcium/sodium antiporter: protein MLEGVALHLLFLAAGIVALFIGAELLVKGAGRLALGLGLRSATVGVTVVAFATTSPELFVAMLGALDVSADVGLGTIVGSNIANIGLVLGVAAVIHPLTISERVMRRHVPFMVLAAVLLPLVAIDGVIGRLEGAFLLVVLAGFTGYILYSVNADPATFETDVQTPRDLEWRDAGLVIGGLIALVIGSRWLVSGGSSVLLAFDVPEFIVGLTILAIGTSLPELAASAVGAARGETGFVIGNVIGSNIYNILAVLGLLALVVPISVSPAVLRFELPLVVGFTVLLVGMMGYGRRLTRLDGAVLLVAYGVFMWFLFT, encoded by the coding sequence ATGCTCGAGGGCGTCGCACTGCACCTACTGTTTTTGGCAGCGGGCATCGTCGCCCTGTTCATCGGTGCGGAGTTGCTGGTCAAGGGTGCTGGCCGACTGGCGCTCGGGCTTGGATTACGTTCGGCGACCGTCGGTGTGACAGTCGTGGCGTTCGCCACCACTTCGCCGGAACTGTTCGTTGCGATGCTCGGTGCACTGGACGTGTCGGCCGACGTCGGTCTCGGCACCATCGTTGGGTCGAACATCGCAAACATCGGCCTGGTGCTCGGCGTTGCCGCAGTGATTCATCCCCTGACGATTAGCGAGCGAGTCATGCGACGACACGTCCCGTTCATGGTACTCGCTGCTGTTTTGTTGCCACTCGTCGCTATCGATGGGGTGATCGGTCGCCTCGAGGGGGCGTTTTTGCTCGTCGTCCTCGCCGGATTCACGGGGTACATTCTCTACTCCGTAAACGCCGACCCGGCAACGTTCGAAACGGATGTCCAAACACCCCGCGACCTCGAGTGGCGAGATGCCGGCCTCGTTATCGGTGGCCTGATTGCTCTCGTGATCGGCTCCCGGTGGCTGGTTTCGGGTGGCTCATCGGTGTTGCTCGCGTTCGACGTCCCCGAGTTCATCGTCGGGCTAACCATCCTGGCGATCGGGACGTCGCTGCCCGAACTGGCTGCCTCGGCTGTGGGCGCCGCCCGTGGGGAAACCGGGTTCGTCATCGGCAACGTGATCGGCTCGAACATTTACAACATTCTGGCGGTGCTCGGTCTGCTTGCGCTCGTCGTGCCGATTTCGGTCTCGCCGGCCGTACTCCGCTTCGAATTACCCCTGGTCGTCGGATTCACGGTACTGCTGGTTGGGATGATGGGCTATGGTCGCCGGCTCACGCGTCTCGATGGCGCGGTTTTACTGGTCGCCTACGGCGTGTTCATGTGGTTCCTGTTCACCTGA